One part of the Mya arenaria isolate MELC-2E11 chromosome 3, ASM2691426v1 genome encodes these proteins:
- the LOC128227792 gene encoding M protein, serotype 24-like, giving the protein MGAASSNNIKSIKLDQKNSFDKNTLASNKANQGILADKELKGGLSTHSDVKTGQNDEITKDILSARSVEKTDIETLTQQLCESESQRLDLEDRVQALEEQLEKQQAQDIEHQERPCDETLHAKDQYIVKLEQENKELKAEAQKMRGRHRRKVKQMSSQMAEYKQEANFQMMELQEEIEQLKKDNKQKLPQLKDSQSGNVNTTKVDEGVSLPGGEKMALILELSQQVAEQQDRIASLEGKLEDRDRVVEELRTKMKNNSQYLKAVNSARDGATESAIGDLRKTTSLKYKVKPAGKGQSSTNTNKRFSDADRIDALFSHGEDDDSDTGSMAKLSSLLRGVKAPANKTKVNQESDDDEIGNRQNQIQESDPNNGGRDSGLGSAGKRDEATNNVSRPSLADWKDHVHSFESGSGLSDSDFDNHPHIGSKVSSAPPKLQNRDNKKLKKKSNSLKKHVSGYGEVIDKPPRPSLAFMSSLHEEDSESLLHGIKPLSHISPVQVS; this is encoded by the exons ATGGGAGCAGCTTCAAGCAATAACATCAAAAGTATCAAGCTTGATCAAAAGAACAGTTTCGATAA aaacACTTTGGCCTCAAACAAAGCCAATCAGGGAATTCTAGCTGACAAG GAGCTGAAAGGTGGACTGTCAACCCACAGTGATGTTAAAACTGGACAAAATGATGAAATCACAAAAGATATTCTGAGTGCTAGATCTGTAGAAAAGACAGACATTGAAACATTGACACAGCAGCTTTGCGAAAGTGAGAGTCAACGCTTGGACTTGGAGGACAGAGTTCAGGCACTGGAAGAGCAGCTAGAGAAACAGCAGGCACAAGACATTGAGCACCAGGAAAGGCCCTGTGATGAAACCCTTCATGCCAAGGACCAGTACATCGTCAAACTGGAGCAGGAAAACAAGGAGTTGAAGGCAGAGGCTCAAAAAATG CGAGGTAGACATCGGAGGAAGGTGAAACAGATGTCGTCACAGATGGCAGAGTACAAACAGGAGGCCAACTTCCAGATGATGGAGCTACAGGAGGAGATCGAACAACTCAAGAAGGATAACAAAC aaaaacTACCTCAATTAAAAGACAGTCAGTCAGGAAATGTGAACACGACCAAGGTTGATGAAGGGGTGTCACTTCCAGGGGGAGAGAAGATGGCTCTCATCCTGGAACTATCCCAGCAGGTGGCTGAGCAGCAGGACAGGATTGCCTCCCTTGAGGGCAAGCTAGAAGACAGGGACAGGGTCGTGGAAGAACTCCGGACCAAGATGAAGAACAACTCCCAGTACCTGAAGGCTGTCAACAGTGCTAGAGATGGGGCCACTGAAAGTGCTATTGGAGATTTGCGGAAAACCAccagtttaaaatataaggTGAAGCCTGCAGGAAAGGGACAGAGCAGCACCAATACTAACAAGAGGTTCTCTGATGCAGACAGGATTGATGCTCTGTTTTCCCACGGGGAGGATGATGACAGTGACACAGGCAGCATGGCAAAACTGTCTTCTCTTCTCAGGGGAGTGAAAGCTCCAGCAAATAAGACAAAAGTAAATCAAGAATCTGACGATGATGAAATAGGAAATCGTCAAAATCAGATTCAAGAGAGTGACCCTAATAATGGAGGGAGAGACTCTGGGCTGGGCTCAGCTGGGAAGAGAGACGAGGCAACAAACAATGTGTCAAGGCCTTCTTTGGCAGACTGGAAAGACCATGTGCATTCCTTTGAATCTGGATCTGGGCTCTCAGACTCAGACTTTGATAACCACCCTCACATAGGCAGCAAAGTGTCTAGTGCTCCACCAAAACTCCAGAATAGGGACAATAAAAAGTTAAAGAAGAAATCTAACAGTTTAAAGAAGCACGTGTCAGGTTATGGGGAGGTTATAGACAAACCTCCAAGACCGAGTCTGGCTTTCATGAGCTCCTTGCACGAGGAGGACTCTGAATCACTGCTGCACGGCATTAAACCTCTCTCCCACATCAGCCCCGTCCAGGTCTCGTGA